A single window of Sphaerodactylus townsendi isolate TG3544 linkage group LG03, MPM_Stown_v2.3, whole genome shotgun sequence DNA harbors:
- the S1PR2 gene encoding LOW QUALITY PROTEIN: sphingosine 1-phosphate receptor 2 (The sequence of the model RefSeq protein was modified relative to this genomic sequence to represent the inferred CDS: deleted 1 base in 1 codon) gives MGSFFKDYFNSCKILEHYNYTKDKLEKDKDPSLGPVTVVIIVFCCFIILENLLVLVSVWRNKKFHSAMYIFIGNLAFSDSLLAGRPPLHPHLALHGTATHIVGILPHLSVPAARPRRLPCSPGDMASLLRTVTFVLGAFIICWLPAFIVLLIDALCPRKTCTILYQAKYFFAFATLNSAINPLIYTLRSKDMRKEFLRVLCCWGMMGQGKPAERCMIPLRSSSSLDRCTQKQDLTTSPFMKERSTFV, from the exons ATGGGGAGTTTCTTCAAGGACTACTTCAACTCCTGCAAAATCCTGGAACACTACAACTACACCAAGGACAAGCTGGAGAAAGACAAGGACCCCTCGCTTGGGCCCGTCACGGTTGTCATCATTGTCTTCTGCTGCTTTATCATCCTGGAGAACCTGTTGGTGCTCGTGTCCGTCTGGAGGAACAAGAAGTTCCACTCGGCCATGTACATCTTCATCGGCAACCTGGCCTTCTCT GACAGCCTTTTGGCCGGGCG ACCGCCTCTTCACCCTCATCTTGCTCTCCATGGAACAGCCACTCATATAGTCGGGATCCTACCGCATTTGTCCGTTCCAGCCGCACGCCCGAGGAGATTGCCGTGCTCCCCAGGCGACATGGCTTCTTTGCTCAGGACCGTGACCTTTGTCCTGGGGGCCTTCATCATTTGTTGGCTGCCGGCCTTCATCGTCCTCTTGATAGACGCTTTGTGTCCCAGGAAGACGTGCACCATCCTTTACCAGGCAAAGTATTTCTTTGCTTTCGCCACCCTCAACTCCGCTATAAACCCCCTCATCTATACCCTCCGCAGCAAGGACATGAGAAAGGAGTTCTTGAGGGTTCTCTGCTGTTGGGGGATGATGGGCCAGGGGAAACCCGCGGAGCGGTGCATGATTCCCCTGCGCAGCTCCAGCTCTTTGGACCGGTGCACCCAAAAACAGGACCTGACCACTTCACCTTTTATGAAGGAGCGTTCCACTTTTGTTTGA